In Fimbriimonadaceae bacterium, one genomic interval encodes:
- a CDS encoding type II toxin-antitoxin system RelE/ParE family toxin: MRYSVVLTVAAAQDFRQLDGSLKAPVAKQLRKLETAPRLGEHLGNRAGLDLTGYYKLYAAKKSIRIVYRIIDQEILVEVVAIGKREDLAVYQEALKRLTQQKR, translated from the coding sequence TTGCGATATAGCGTCGTTCTGACCGTCGCAGCTGCCCAGGACTTTCGACAGCTTGATGGATCCCTGAAAGCACCGGTTGCAAAGCAGCTCAGGAAACTCGAAACCGCCCCACGGCTTGGCGAACATCTTGGCAATCGCGCTGGCCTCGATCTCACCGGCTACTACAAACTTTACGCAGCCAAGAAATCGATCCGTATCGTGTACCGGATCATCGACCAGGAGATCCTGGTGGAAGTCGTCGCTATTGGAAAACGGGAAGATCTCGCGGTCTATCAGGAAGCACTTAAACGGTTAACACAGCAGAAGCGATAG
- a CDS encoding type II toxin-antitoxin system Phd/YefM family antitoxin encodes MRYHMAVAYKKEEILSASRVARSFGKVLTALKAQQRRRVVVLKNNQVEAVIVPVDDYEKMAEALDLLEHMEIHRLVTQRARKKGKKTVSLESLLKEQRVAI; translated from the coding sequence ATGAGGTACCACATGGCCGTGGCCTACAAGAAGGAAGAAATTCTCAGCGCATCTCGGGTCGCGCGGTCGTTCGGAAAAGTGCTGACCGCGCTGAAGGCCCAGCAGCGGCGGCGAGTCGTCGTCCTCAAGAACAATCAGGTGGAAGCTGTGATCGTGCCGGTGGATGACTATGAAAAGATGGCGGAGGCGCTCGACTTGTTGGAGCATATGGAGATCCATCGCCTGGTGACACAGCGGGCACGCAAGAAAGGCAAGAAAACCGTCAGCTTGGAGTCGTTGCTGAAGGAGCAGCGCGTTGCGATATAG
- a CDS encoding DUF1508 domain-containing protein, whose translation MSPHPQWRGQRRIRVALEFTAQGVRLAGMKPLEGPAVQRPVLEGSYLAEVTVGGTTAIVHSFNDPRSVRGISRPQQPGHSLARQDTAIVYVDVPIAHEGPLGDISISVMDLSKLRQRPVDMAEVQALLGRAPKGIRAAGRITGEQLRAHPDWGALGLPGVPSAPRLGFYEIYRDRGKEFRWRLHHNDGRIVAECAKPYPNRAACEADLRWMKESGSRAPVRSLDIPSSPASPKKRK comes from the coding sequence CGAATTCACGGCACAAGGAGTCCGCCTCGCCGGCATGAAACCGCTGGAAGGGCCGGCCGTCCAACGGCCAGTCCTAGAGGGAAGTTATCTCGCTGAGGTCACGGTCGGAGGGACGACGGCGATCGTGCATTCGTTCAACGATCCGCGATCGGTTCGCGGGATTTCACGGCCGCAGCAGCCGGGGCACAGCCTTGCTCGCCAGGATACGGCCATCGTCTATGTCGATGTGCCGATCGCCCACGAGGGTCCCCTTGGGGACATCTCGATCAGCGTGATGGATCTCTCGAAGCTACGCCAGCGGCCGGTTGATATGGCCGAGGTGCAAGCGCTGCTCGGCCGTGCCCCCAAGGGAATCCGCGCGGCAGGACGCATTACCGGCGAACAATTGCGGGCGCATCCCGATTGGGGAGCGTTGGGGCTCCCCGGTGTTCCGTCGGCGCCACGCCTTGGCTTCTATGAAATTTATCGTGACCGAGGGAAAGAGTTCCGGTGGCGCCTTCATCACAACGATGGGCGAATTGTGGCGGAGTGCGCCAAGCCATACCCAAACCGTGCAGCCTGTGAAGCAGACCTTCGCTGGATGAAAGAATCGGGCTCACGAGCGCCTGTCCGTTCGCTCGATATTCCCTCTTCACCGGCTAGCCCCAAAAAGCGGAAGTAG